The genomic segment CGTGTCGACGCCCACCGGCTCCGGCAAGAGCATGATCGCGGCGGGCGCGCACTTCGCGGCCCTCGCCCGGGACGAGGTCACCTTCTACACGGCCCCGATCAAGGCGCTCGTCTCGGAGAAGTTCTTCGAGCTGTGCAAGATCTTCGGCACCGAGAACGTCGGCATGCTCACCGGCGACGCCTCCGTGAACGCCGACGCCCCCGTCATCTGCTGCACCGCCGAGGTACTGGCGTCCATCGCGCTGCGCGACGGCAAGCACGCCGACGTCGGCCAGGTCGTGATGGACGAGTTCCACTTCTACGCGGAGGCCGACCGCGGCTGGGCCTGGCAGATCCCGATCCTGGAGCTCCCGCAGGCACAGTTCATCCTGATGTCGGCGACGCTCGGCGACGTCTCGATGTTCGAGAAGGACCTCACCCGGCGCACCGGCCGGCCCACCTCGGTGGTCCGCTCGGCGACCCGCCCGGTGCCGCTCTCCTACGAATACGTGCTGACCCCGATGACGGAGACGCTCACGGAGCTGCTCGCCACCAAACAGGCTCCCGTGTACATCGTGCACTTCACGCAGGCGCAGGCCGTGGAGCGGGCACAGGCGCTGATGAGCATCAACATGTGCACGCGGGAGGAGAAGGACCGGATCGCCGAACTGATCGGCAACTTCCGCTTCACCACCAAGTTCGGCCGCAACCTCTCCCGTTACGTGCGGCACGGCATCGGTGTGCACCACGCCGGCATGCTGCCCAAGTACCGGCGTCTGGTGGAAAAGCTGGCACAGGCCGGTCTGCTGAAGGTCATCTGCGGCACGGACACGCTCGGCGTCGGCGTCAACGTCCCCATTCGCACCGTGTTGTTCACCGCCCTCACCAAGTACGACGGGAACCGGGTGCGGACGCTGCGGGCCCGTGAGTTCCACCAGATCGCGGGGCGTGCCGGGCGGGCCGGCTTCGACACCGCGGGCTACGTGGTGGCCCAGGCGCCCGAGCACGTCATCGAGAACGAGAAGGCGCTCGCCAAGGCCGGCGACGACCCGAAGAAGCGCCGCAAGGTGGTCCGCAAGAAGGCACCCGAGGGGTTCGTCGGCTGGACCGACAACACCTTCGAGAAGCTCATCGCCTCCGACCCGGAGCCGCTCACCTCCCGCTTCCGCGTCACCCACACGATGCTGCTGTCGGTGATCGCCCGGCCGGGCAACGCCTTCGAGGCGATGCGCCATCTGCTGGAGGACAACCACGAGCCGCGCAAGCAGCAGCTGCGGCACATCCGTCGGGCGATCGCGATCTACCGTTCGCTCCTCGACGGCGGCATCGTCGAGAAGCTCGACCAGCCGGACGCCGAGGGCCGCATCGTCCGGCTGACGGTCGATCTCCAGCAGGACTTCGCGCTCAACCAGCCACTGTCCACCTTCGCGCTGGCCTCGTTCGAACTGCTGGACCCGGAGTCCCCGTCGTACGCCCTCGACATGGTGTCGGTCGTCGAGTCGACGCTGGACGACCCGCGGCAGATCCTCGCCGCCCAGCAGAACAAGGCACGCGGTGAGGCCGTGGCCGCGATGAAGGCGGACGGGGTCGAGTACGAGGAGCGCATGGAGCGGCTCCAGGATGTCAGCTACCCCAAGCCGCTGGAGGAGCTGCTCTTCCACGCGTACAACACGTACCGCAAGAGCCACCCCTGGGTCGGCGACCATCCCCTCTCGCCGAAGTCCGTGATCCGGGACATGTACGAACGAGCCATGTCCTTCACGGAGTTGACCTCCTACTACGAGCTGGCCCGCACCGAGGGCATCGTGCTGCGCTACCTCGCCGGCGCCTACAAGGCCCTCGACCACACGGTCCCCGACGACCTGAAGTCGGACGATCTGGAGGACTTGATCGCCTGGCTCGGCGAGATGGTGCGTCAGGTCGACTCCAGTCTCCTCGACGAGTGGGAGCAACTGGCCAACCCCGAGGTGATGACCGCCGAGGAGGCCCAGGAGAGGGCCGACCAGGTCAAGCCGGTGACCTCCAACGCGCGTGCCTTCCGTGTCCTCGTCCGCAACGCCATGTTCCGCCGTGTCGAGCTGGCCGCCCTCGACCAGGTGGGTGAGCTGGGCGAGTTGGACGCCGAGTCCGGCTGGGACGCCGAGCGGTGGGGCGAGGCCATGGACAAGTACTGGGACGAGTACGAGGAGCTCGGCACCGGTCCCGACGCCCGTGGCCCGCGGTTGCTGATGATCGAGGAGGAGCCGCAGAACGGGCTGTGGCGCGTCCGCCAGACCTTCGCCGACCCGAACGGCGATCATGACTGGGGCATCAGCGCGGAGGTCGACCTCGCCGCCTCCGACACCGAGGGACGCGCCGTCGTCAAGGTCACCGACGTCGGTCAGCTGTGAGCACAGGAGAGGCCAGTACATGACCACCAACCCCGCCGAGCGGCTCGTCGACCTGCTCGACCTGGAGCAGATCGAGGTCAACATCTTCCGTGGGCGCAGCCCGCAGGAGTCCCTGCAGCGGGTCTTCGGCGGCCAGGTCGCCGGCCAGGCGCTGGTCGCCGCCGGGCGGACGACGGAGGGCGACCGGCCGGTGCATTCGCTGCACGCGTACTTCCTGCGCCCGGGCCGTCCGGGCGTGCCGATCGTGTACCAGGTCGAGCGAGTCCGCGACGGGCGGTCGTTCACCACGCGCCGGGTCACCGCCGTGCAGCAGGGCCGCACGATCTTCAATCTGACCGCCTCCTTTCACAAGCCTGAAGAGGGGAGCTTCGAGCACCAGCTGCCGCCCGCCCGGAAGGTGCCGGACCCCGAGTCGCTGCCGACGGTGACGCAGGAGATCACCGAGCATCTGGGCACGCTCCCCGAGCAGTTGGAGCGCATGGCCCGGCGTCAGCCCTTCGACATTCGGTATGTCGACCGGCTGCGCTGGACCGCCGAGGAGGTCGAGAACGCCGAGCCGCGCAGCGCGGTGTGGATGCGGGCCGTGGGCCCTCTGGGCGACGACCCTCTGGTGCACACCTGTGCGCTGACGTACGCCAGCGACATGACCCTTCTGGACGCCGTCCGTATCCCGGTCGAGCCCCTCTGGGGGCCCCGTGGCTTCGACATGGCGTCGCTGGACCACGCCATGTGGTTCCACCGGCCGTTCCGCACGGACGAGTGGTTCCTGTACGACCAGGAGTCCCCGATCGCGGTGGGCGGCCGCGGGCTGGCTCGTGGCCGCATCTACGACCTCGAGGGACGTCTGCTCGTGTCCGTCGTGCAGGAAGGGCTGTTCCGCAAGCTCGGCGCCTGACCGGCGGGTCAGTGCTTTCCGCTCCGGAGCCATCCCAACAGGCCGCGTCGCCTCTCGGGAGCCGTGCCCGCTGTCGGCCGCGGTTTCCCGGGACGCCGCCCGCCCTGGGGTGAGTGCGCAGATCGCGCAGCCACGACGGGTGTCTCGTGTCGGGCGGCGGCGGTCGACGCCGGCGCTTTCCGGCGTGGCCTCGGCGCGAGTCGGTGGGCGCGGGCCTCGATGAGGGACTGCTGGAGGTCCGTCCGTAGCCATTCGATCTCATCCGGGTCGTCCGCCGTCATGATCCGTGTGGTGATCCGTGCGGCCGGCGAGTCGGGGGTGCCGTGGTCGGCCCGCTCGGGCAGGTGGCGGGTCAAGTGGGCGCGTTCGTAGGGGTCCTGGACGGTCCTCGCGACCTGGATCGGATCGAGCAGGGAGGCTGGGGCGGCGGCGCGCCGCCAGGGGTTGTCGGCCTGCCGCAGCAGGAATCCGAGATGCCGTCCTCGCCAGTTCCGTGCGCGCAGGTCCAGCCCCGCGTCGAGCTGACGCCTCAGTTCCTCCGGGATACGGCCCGTCAGCCACTGGGTGTTCTTCCCGTCGGCGACGAACTGACTCAGTTCGACCGCCAGATAGAGCCAGACCACCGCGCGGTAGCGGTTGAGATGCCACTTGACCGGCGTGACCAGGCCCAGCCGTGCCAGACGCATGAACCGAGAGGTCGGCACGCCCAGGATCTCGGCGGCCGCGTGGGAGCCCACGGCCTCGACCCGTTCCCGCAGAGCTTCCGGGAAGCCCTCCTCCTTACGGACCCGGTCGATCTCCGCTCGGGTGACCCGACGGCCTCCGCCCGCGTCGTCGACGACCGTTCGTAGGCAACCCAGTTGTACGGCGAGGTCGAGTTCGCTCCGTTTCAGGCCCAGTTCGCGGGCGGCACGGCCCGGAGTGAGGGTGCGGCCGGTCGCCCCGGCCGCTGCCGGGGCGCCGCTCGACGTGGTGGGCGTGCCGGGCTCGGTGGTCGTGGTGCGCGTGATGGGCTGCGTGATGGTGTCGCCGGACATGGCGGTTCTCCCCCGTGCGTTGTGGTGCTCGCGCTGGTCTCGCGCTCGCCTCGGGAAAAACCGTAGCCCGTTCGCCGCATGTCGTGGCGGCCCTGTGGATAACTCTGCCCACAACGACGAAAGACCAGGTCAGCGGTCCATCGCGGCCGAGTGTTCAGGCTTACGGGCATCCACGCGGAGGTGTTCGCCGACACGGTTCACCAGCAGCGTCATCTCGTAGGCGATCTGACCGATGTCCGCCTCCGCGGCGCTGAGGACGCACAGGCAGCTGCCCGGTCCGGCAGCGGTGACGAAGAGCACCGCGTCGTCGAACTCGATCATCGTCTGCCGTACGTCACCGGCTCCGAAGTGGCGGCCCGAGCCCTTGGCGAGGCTGTGCAGACCCGAGGAGACCGCGGCGAGGTGTTCGGAGTCCTCGCGCCGCAGGCCGGTACTCGCCGCGGTGACG from the Streptomyces sp. NBC_00310 genome contains:
- a CDS encoding DEAD/DEAH box helicase — encoded protein: MTLIDQLPRTADPDALYEAFESWAQERGLTLYPHQEEALIEVVSGANVIVSTPTGSGKSMIAAGAHFAALARDEVTFYTAPIKALVSEKFFELCKIFGTENVGMLTGDASVNADAPVICCTAEVLASIALRDGKHADVGQVVMDEFHFYAEADRGWAWQIPILELPQAQFILMSATLGDVSMFEKDLTRRTGRPTSVVRSATRPVPLSYEYVLTPMTETLTELLATKQAPVYIVHFTQAQAVERAQALMSINMCTREEKDRIAELIGNFRFTTKFGRNLSRYVRHGIGVHHAGMLPKYRRLVEKLAQAGLLKVICGTDTLGVGVNVPIRTVLFTALTKYDGNRVRTLRAREFHQIAGRAGRAGFDTAGYVVAQAPEHVIENEKALAKAGDDPKKRRKVVRKKAPEGFVGWTDNTFEKLIASDPEPLTSRFRVTHTMLLSVIARPGNAFEAMRHLLEDNHEPRKQQLRHIRRAIAIYRSLLDGGIVEKLDQPDAEGRIVRLTVDLQQDFALNQPLSTFALASFELLDPESPSYALDMVSVVESTLDDPRQILAAQQNKARGEAVAAMKADGVEYEERMERLQDVSYPKPLEELLFHAYNTYRKSHPWVGDHPLSPKSVIRDMYERAMSFTELTSYYELARTEGIVLRYLAGAYKALDHTVPDDLKSDDLEDLIAWLGEMVRQVDSSLLDEWEQLANPEVMTAEEAQERADQVKPVTSNARAFRVLVRNAMFRRVELAALDQVGELGELDAESGWDAERWGEAMDKYWDEYEELGTGPDARGPRLLMIEEEPQNGLWRVRQTFADPNGDHDWGISAEVDLAASDTEGRAVVKVTDVGQL
- a CDS encoding acyl-CoA thioesterase, with protein sequence MTTNPAERLVDLLDLEQIEVNIFRGRSPQESLQRVFGGQVAGQALVAAGRTTEGDRPVHSLHAYFLRPGRPGVPIVYQVERVRDGRSFTTRRVTAVQQGRTIFNLTASFHKPEEGSFEHQLPPARKVPDPESLPTVTQEITEHLGTLPEQLERMARRQPFDIRYVDRLRWTAEEVENAEPRSAVWMRAVGPLGDDPLVHTCALTYASDMTLLDAVRIPVEPLWGPRGFDMASLDHAMWFHRPFRTDEWFLYDQESPIAVGGRGLARGRIYDLEGRLLVSVVQEGLFRKLGA
- a CDS encoding DUF6397 family protein; protein product: MSGDTITQPITRTTTTEPGTPTTSSGAPAAAGATGRTLTPGRAARELGLKRSELDLAVQLGCLRTVVDDAGGGRRVTRAEIDRVRKEEGFPEALRERVEAVGSHAAAEILGVPTSRFMRLARLGLVTPVKWHLNRYRAVVWLYLAVELSQFVADGKNTQWLTGRIPEELRRQLDAGLDLRARNWRGRHLGFLLRQADNPWRRAAAPASLLDPIQVARTVQDPYERAHLTRHLPERADHGTPDSPAARITTRIMTADDPDEIEWLRTDLQQSLIEARAHRLAPRPRRKAPASTAAARHETPVVAARSAHSPQGGRRPGKPRPTAGTAPERRRGLLGWLRSGKH
- a CDS encoding roadblock/LC7 domain-containing protein — protein: MVQNAGLGWLLDDLTERVEPIRHALVLSTDGLVTAASTGLRREDSEHLAAVSSGLHSLAKGSGRHFGAGDVRQTMIEFDDAVLFVTAAGPGSCLCVLSAAEADIGQIAYEMTLLVNRVGEHLRVDARKPEHSAAMDR